The DNA window CGCCGGCCGAGAGGATGCTGCCGCCTTCGAGCAGCGATTTGATCAGCGCATGGTTCTTCCATTGCTGGAAGGCTTCCCACGGCTGATATTGCGGGTCGCTGTAGTCCAGTCCGCTAACGTAGCCGAGCGCGATCTGGTTGCTGTCCAAGTGATACAGAAAGCTGCCGCCGTAGGTGCGGTTGTCGGCCGGCCAGCCAAGCGTGTGTACGATCTTGCCGGGGCTGACGCGGCCTTCGGGCACCTGCCACAGCTCCTTGATGCCGATCGAATAGCCCTGTGGGTCGGAGTCGGCAGTCAGGTCGAACCGCTTGAGCAGGCGCTTGGTCAGATGGCCGCGTGCGCCTTCGGCCAGCACGGTGACCCTGGTGCGGATGTCGATGCCGGCCGTATAGCCAGGTTTGTGCGATCCATCCTTGGCCACGCCCATGTCGCCGATGCGCACGCCCACCACCTGACCGCTGTCGTCATGCAACGTTTCGGCGGCGGCAAAGCCGGGGTAGATTTCCACGCCCAGAGCTTCGGCCTTTGGCGCGAGCCACGCGCACATCGCACCCAAGCTGACGATGAAGTTACCGTGGTTGCGCATGCCCGGTGGCACCACCGGGAACTTGCGTGCGCTGTCCTTGCCGAGAAACCAGAATTCGTCGTCGGTGGCCGCCACGCAGATCGGCGGCGGGTTGTCGCGCCAGCCCGGCAATAAGGCATCCAGCGGGCCGGGCTCGATCACTGCGCCGGAGAGGATATGCGCGCCGATGATGCTTGATTTTTCGATCACGCATACGCTGATGGTCGGATCTAGCTGCTTGAGCCGGATCGCAAAGGCCAGCCCGGCCGGGCCGGCGCCGACGGTGACGACGTCGTACTCCATCACGTCGCGCTCGACCTGCTCTGGCGCACGTGCGCCGACTCCTGCTTCCGACATTGTTCCGCTCCCGTTGGCTCGATGGCTGACAGGCATTTTCCGGGATTCGGTGTGATGGCGGCAAATCGCGGTGATTCATCCCTCTGCCATCGGCACGGCTGAGCGCGCGCGTGCTAGCGTTTCGGGCATGAAGATGCGCGTTGCACTGCCTGGGGCGGAGATCGGTTGGTGTCGCGGTTGGTTGCAGGGCGCGCAGGCCGATGCACTGATGCAGGTGTTGCTGGTGCAGGTGCAATGGGACGTGCACCGCATCCGCATCTTTGGACGGCTCGTGGATTCGCCGCGCTTGAGCAGCTGGATCGGCGATCCGCAGGCGAGCTATCGCTATTCGGGCACGCAGTTCGCGCCGCATCCGTGGCTGGAGGTTCTGCAGCCATTACGTAGGCGCCTGCAGGAGGAGACCGGGCATTGGTTCAACAGCGTGCTGGTCAATCGCTACCGTTGCGGCAGCGATGCCATGGGCTGGCATAGCGACGACGAGCCGGAGCTGGGGCCGCAACCGCTGATTGCGTCATTGAGCCTGGGCGCGATGCGCCGCTTCGCGTTCAAACATCGCGACGATGCTACGTTGAAGCAGACGTTGGAGTTGGGGCATGGCGATCTGTTGCTGATGGGCGGCGACACCCAGCGACATTACCGACATGCCTTGCCGCGCACCGCAAAGCCGATCGGCGAGCGCATCAATCTGACGTTTCGCCAGATTGCGCTGCGCTTCCCCGAGCGCTAGGTCGGCTCTTGCTGTTACAGCGAACGCGGCAAGCGTTCGCTGTCATGCTGCCCGGTGATCAAAGTCCAACCGACCAGCT is part of the Xanthomonas fragariae genome and encodes:
- a CDS encoding alpha-ketoglutarate-dependent dioxygenase AlkB family protein — protein: MKMRVALPGAEIGWCRGWLQGAQADALMQVLLVQVQWDVHRIRIFGRLVDSPRLSSWIGDPQASYRYSGTQFAPHPWLEVLQPLRRRLQEETGHWFNSVLVNRYRCGSDAMGWHSDDEPELGPQPLIASLSLGAMRRFAFKHRDDATLKQTLELGHGDLLLMGGDTQRHYRHALPRTAKPIGERINLTFRQIALRFPER
- a CDS encoding electron transfer flavoprotein-ubiquinone oxidoreductase, with the protein product MSEAGVGARAPEQVERDVMEYDVVTVGAGPAGLAFAIRLKQLDPTISVCVIEKSSIIGAHILSGAVIEPGPLDALLPGWRDNPPPICVAATDDEFWFLGKDSARKFPVVPPGMRNHGNFIVSLGAMCAWLAPKAEALGVEIYPGFAAAETLHDDSGQVVGVRIGDMGVAKDGSHKPGYTAGIDIRTRVTVLAEGARGHLTKRLLKRFDLTADSDPQGYSIGIKELWQVPEGRVSPGKIVHTLGWPADNRTYGGSFLYHLDSNQIALGYVSGLDYSDPQYQPWEAFQQWKNHALIKSLLEGGSILSAGARAIVTGGWQSLPKVEMPGALLIGDTAGLLNVPKIKGTHQAIRSGMLAAEHLVQSQLAPQGFDAKLRASDAMAELKQVRNIKPGFKKGLWFGLLNAAWETALKGASPWTLKNKPDWSALHKIGDYEQPKRDYGQRELAPRDRLQAVYFAATEHDEDQPVHLQVLDTTICATRCVAEYDNPCTRFCPANVYEMVADASSPSGKRLQINAANCVHCKTCDIKDPYEIINWVTPEGGSGPNYQNL